The Pseudomonas cavernicola DNA segment TCGGATTTGGTTAAATTTTGTGCTATATTCCGCGCCCGCGATTTTCCTCTTGAACGCCATCGGTCACCGACATGCAAGCAGCCAAGCCGTTATTCGACTATCCCAAATACTGGGCCGAATGTTTCGGGCCCGCACCTTTCCTGCCGATGAGCCGGGAAGAGATGGATCAGCTTGGCTGGGATTCTTGCGACATCATCATCGTCACCGGCGATGCCTACGTCGATCACCCGTCCTTCGGCATGGCTATCATCGGCCGCCTGCTCGAGGCCCAGGGCTTCCGCGTGGGCATCATCGCGCAGCCGAACTGGCAGTCGAAAGACGACTTCATGAAGCTCGGCGAGCCGAACCTGTTCTTCGGCGTCGCGGCCGGCAACATGGATTCGATGATCAACCGCTACACCGCCGACAAGAAAATCCGTTCCGACGACGCCTACACCCCAGGCGGTTTGGCCGGTAAGCGTCCGGATCGCGCCAGCCTGGTGTATAGCCAGCGCTGCAAGGAAGCCTACAAGCACGTGCCCATCGTCCTTGGTGGCATCGAGGCCTCCTTGCGCCGCATCGCCCATTACGATTACTGGCAGGATAAGGTTCGCCACTCGATCCTGATCGACGCCTGCGCCGACATTCTGCTTTACGGCAACGCCGAGCGCGCCATCGTCGAGGTCGCCCAGCGCCTGTCCTACGGTCAGAAGATCGAAGAGATCACCGATATCCGCGGCACCGCCTTTATCCGTCGGGATACCCCTGAGGGCTGGTTCGAGATCGACTCCACCCGCATCGACCGTCCGGGCAAGATCGACAAGATCATCAATCCCTACGTTAACACTCAGGATACCCAGGCCTGCGCCATCGAGCAGGAAAAGGGCCCGGTGGAAGATCCGCAGGAAGCCAAGGTCGTGCAGTTGCTGCCGAACCCCCGGTTGACCCGCGACAAGACCGTGATCCGCCTGCCGTCCTTCGAAAAGGTCCGCGGGGATTCGGTGCTCTACGCTCACGCCAACCGCGTGCTGCACCTGGAAACCAACCCGGGCAACGCCCGTGCGCTGGTGCAGAAGCATGGCGAGGTGGATGTCTGGTTCAACCCGCCACCCATCCCGATGACCACCGAAGAGATGGACTACGTGTTCGGCATGCCCTATGCGCGCATTCCGCACCCCGCGTACGGCAAGGAGAAAATCCCGGCCTACGACATGATCCGTTTCTCGGTGAACATCATGCGCGGCTGCTTCGGTGGCTGTACCTTCTGCTCGATCACCGAGCACGAAGGGCGGATCATCCAGAACCGCTCAGAAGAGTCGATCATTCGCGAGATCGAAGAGATTCGCGACAAGGTCCCCGGCTTCACCGGCGTTATCTCCGATCTTGGCGGGCCGACCGCGAACATGTACCGCATCGCCTGCAAGAGCCCGGAGATCGAGTCCGCTTGTCGCAAGCCTTCGTGCGTGTTCCCGGGCATCTGCGAGAACCTGAATACCGACCACTCGTCGTTGATCCAGCTGTATCGCAGCGCCCGCGCACTGCCGGGCGTGAAGAAGATCCTGATCGCCTCGGGCCTGCGTTACGACCTGGCGGTCGAGTCGCCGGAGTATGTGAAAGAGCTGGTCACCCACCACGTCGGTGGCTACCTGAAGATCGCCCCGGAACACACCGAGGAAGGTCCGCTCAACAAGATGATGAAGCCGGGCATCGGCAGCTATGACAAGTTTAAGCGGATGTTCGAGAAGTACTCGAAAGAGGCCGGTAAAGAGCAGTATCTGATCCCGTATTTCATCGCCGCGCATCCTGGCACCACCGACGAGGACATGATGAATCTCGCCTTGTGGCTGAAGAGCAGTGGCTTCCGGGCGGACCAGGTGCAGGCGTTTTATCCCTCGCCGATGGCCACCGCCACCGCCATGTACCACTCCGGGAAGAACCCGCTGCGTAAGGTCACTTACAAGAGTGACACGGTGAATATCGTCAAGAGCGAGCAGCAGCGCCGTCTGCATAAGGCCTTCCTGCGCTACCACGATCCGAAGGGCTGGCCGATGCTGCGTGAGGCGTTGACCAACATGGGCCGTGCCGACCTGATCGGTCCCGGCAAGAACCAGCTGATTCCGCTGCATCAGCCGGCCACCGACAGCTATCAAAGTGCTCGTCGCAAGAACTCGACACCGGCTGGCAGCCACAAGGTCGGTAAGACTCAGGCGCTACTGACCCAGCACACGGGCTTGCCGCCGCGCGGAAGTGATGGCAGCAACCCGTGGGACAAGCGCGAGGCCGCCAAAGCTGCCGCTTTCGCCAAGGGTAAAGAAGAAGCCAAGGCGCGCGCGGATGCGAGCAAGGGTAAAGGCAAGAAGCCTGTGAAACGGCCAGTCGTACCGCGCTAATTTGCCGCGATCAGCAAAACGCCAGCCTTCGAGCTGGCGTTTTGCGTTTTTGCAGATTGATCTGTGCGATAGCGCGGCGTCGGCAGGGGTTGGTTTTCGTTTTAATTGGTACTATGGTACCAATATTGTGAAAAGAACCTCCGCGGAGCCTGCCATGCGTATCGCCATTCTGTCCCTGCTTGCCGTATCTGTATTGCTCGCTGCCTGTGGTGAGCAAGGCAAGGCGCCGAGCACTCTGGTCGACTTCCAGAAGGAGCTGCAGGCCAAGCTGATCAAGGCTAAGGCCGGTGAGGTCATCGAGATCCCGGCCGGCACTTACCAACTCGACCGCAGCCTGAGCCTGAAAGCCAGCGGCGTGACCATCAAGGGCGCGGGCATGGACAAGACCATCCTCAGCTTCAAGGGCCAGAAGAGCGGCGCCGAAGGATTGCTGGTGGACGCCTCGGACTTCACCATCGAAGACCTGGCGTTCGAGGACACCAAAGGCGACTCGCTGAAGGTGGTCGGTGGCAAGAACATCGTCATCCGTCGCGTGCGAACCGAGTGGACCAACGGCCCAGCGGCCGAGAACGGCGCCTACGGCATTTATCCGGTGCAGACCGAGAACACCCTGATCGATGGCGCCATCGCCATCGGCGCCTCGGATGCCGGCATTTACGTCGGTCAGTCACGCAACGTGGTGGTGCGCAACAGCCGCGCCGAGCGCAACGTCGCCGGTATCGAGATCGAGAACACTATCGGCGCAGACGTTTACGACAACATCGCCACCGGCAACACCGGCGGCATCCTCGTGTTCAATATGCCCAACCTGCAGCAGGCTGGGCGCGCCACGCGGGTCTATCACAATCAGGTGCAGGGCAATAACCACGCTAACTTCGGCCACAAGGGCACACCGGTTGCCAGCGTGCCGGCTGGTTCTGGCGTGGTGATCAATTCCAACGACCTGGTCGAAGTCTTCGACAACGATATCGGCGAGCACAGGACCGCCAACGTAATCGTCAGCAGCTACTTCAGCACCGGTTACACCAATCTCTCCACCACCGAAGCCTTCGACCCTTATCCGGAAGGCATCTTCATCTATGGCAACCGTTTCGGGCCAGGTGGCGACAGCCCGGACAACCTCGAGCTGAAGGCGCTGAAAATCACTCAGTACGGCCTCAATGGCCGCCTGCCGGACATCCTCTGGGATGGCTACTTCAACCCGGCAAAACTGGTGGACGGCACGCTGCCGGCGGATCTGGCGATCTGCATCGATAACGGCGAGGCTGGCTTGATCAACGTCGACGGCCCGAATGGCTACAAGAACATCAGCACCGACATGAGCAGCCACAAATGCACGCTACCCAAACTGCCGGCCATCGACCTGGCTTCGGCCAAGGCGGGGCAGGGTGCATGAAGCGTTCGCTATTCCTGTTAGGTGCGTTGCTGCTTGCCGCTTGCGGTAAACAGCCGGCGCCGTTGTACCTGCCGGAAGGCGACAAGTATCCGCAAACGCTGAGCGAATGGGGCCTGCTCAAGCTCGGCGACGGCCACCTGCAAGCGGCCGCCGAGGTGTTGCCCTATGACCTCAATACACCGTTGTTTACCGACTACGCGCACAAGCTGCGCACGGTCTGGATGCCGGCGGGCGAGTCGGCGCAGTACGCGGAGGAGCATTTCGACTACCCCGTTGGCACTGTGCTGAGCAAAACCTTCTATTACCCGAAGGATCAGCAGGGCCGCCTGCGGCAAAGCAACCTCGATGATCGTGACCCGAAAAATGGCCTGACTCTGGCGCGGGTGCAGTTGATCGAAACGCGCATCCTGCTCAAGCAGAAAACCGGCTGGGTGGCATTGCCTTACGTGTGGGACGCGCAGCAGAAGGAGGCGCATCTGGAATGGGCCGGCGAGAGCCAGACGCTGAGCCTGCTCGATGATCAAGATCGGGCGCTGGCCGTCGACTACCAGGTGCCGGACGCCAACCAATGCGCCGGCTGCCATGAGGAGCGGCATGGTGAGGGCAGCAACCCGCTGGGCCCGAAAGCGCGTCATCTGAATAAGGATTTCGTCTACGCCGAGGGCTCGGACAATCAGCTCAAGCAGTGGCAGCAACGCGGCCTGCTCAAAGGCTTGCCGGTCGAATTTGCTGGCGTGCCACAGAACGCGTTGTGGGGCCATCCGCGCGAAGGCGAGAGCCTGGAGCGACAGGCGCGCAGTTACCTCGATGCCAACTGCGCGCACTGCCACAATCCCAAGGGGCCGGCGCGAACTTCCGGATTGCTGCTCGATCCAGCGACGCCGTTGGGTATTCCGGTCGGCCTGTGCAAGCAACCAGTGGCGGCGGGCAAAGGCTCGGGCGATCGGCTGGTGGATATCCACCCCGGCCATCCCGAGAAGTCCGTGCTGATCTATCGAGTGGAAAGCGTCGACCCCAGCGTGATGATGCCGGAACTCGGCCGCTCGGTCGTGCATCAGGAAGGGGGTGAGTTGCTCACCCGCTGGATCGTCAGCCTTGACGGCGGTTGCTGACGGCCTTGCGCAGAGGCGTGTCGTGAGCCGCCTGTGCAGCCCAGCAAGAGAGGTACTGCGGGCATTGGCATAACCTCAACCCTGACCCGGGGATTAGGTTCCGTACGGAAAGTGCCGGCGGGCTTCGCGCATGATGCTGCGTTAAACACAGGCTCAGCAGGCAGCTTGTTGCTAACGCGCTCTAGCGCGGCCTCGAAGGGGCGAGCGAAGCGAGTCATGCTCATTTACAGCGCGTAAACTGCGCTTCTTCGCCTGTTTTGACTCGCTGGAGCTCGCCCTTCGGGCCAGCCGGCGGCTGTTACTCCGCTCCGCTCCGCTGCGTTGCGCCTTGCCTGATCTTCGCTCGGCGACTTTTCATACAGAACCTAGGCGCTAGGGGTTGCGTCTGCCGGCGCTTGATCAGTAGCTTCGTCAGTGGACGACTCGGCTTGCTCCAGTTGCGCCTGCTCGGCCTGAGCGGCGTTTTTGCGCTGCAGTTTTTCCTCTTTCTTCTGCTCTTTGGCGAGATCGCGCTGACGCTTGGCGAAGGAATAATTAGGTTTGGCCATTGGTGATCCTCTCTCGTGGGGGCGATGTTGTTGTGGATTATGCCAGTGAGTCCTTTGACTTTGGGGTGTTCTCGACGATTCGCCCCGATTAAAACGTAATTATCCGCCTAGCAAGCCCCGAACGCTCCGACTACTTCACCTCAGCAGGTACATCCGGGCGGAGCGGCAACGCGCTGTTGTCGCTTGCCGGGCGCGGGTGCTGATGGATTTGCCTGGGTTTATCGCTGCGCAGCCCTGCCAACGGCTTTGCAAACCGCTCTACGGGCTTATCCGCGCTGCTTAATTTTCCAGCCAACCTGCGGTTGTCGTGCTAGCTTTTTTGAGTCATTCCCAAGCACTAGGCGCATAACCATGGACGAAACAACGATCGTTAATGTGGGTACGGAAAAATTCAACTCGCTGGTCAACCTGGCTTCGCAGTACGGCGCGGCGTTTGCCATCAAGATTCTCTCGGCGATTGCGTTCTGGGTGATCGGCCGCTGGCTGATCGGTTTCGCCGTCGGCCTGGTGCAGAAGTCATTGGGCCGGCAGAAGGTCGACCCGACCGTGCTGCGCTATGTCGGCTCCTTTATCACCGTGACACTGAACATCATCTTGGTGATCGGCATCCTCGGTTTCTTCGGGGTGCAGACTACGACCTTCGCGGCGTTGCTGGCGGCGGTCGGCCTGGCCATCGGTATGGCCTGGTCTGGGCTGCTGGCGAACCTGGCGGCGGGCGGTTTTATCATCGTGCTGCGGCCGTTCAAGGTTGGCGATTTCATCAGCGCCGGTGGCGTGACCGGCACAGTGGTCGAAATCGGCCTGTTCGTCACCGCGATCAACACCCCGGACAACGTGTTGACCTTGGTCGGCAATAACAAGATCTTCGCCGACAACATCCAGAACTACTCGCACAACACCTTCCGCCGGGTGGAGTTGAAGGCGCAGCTGTCGGGTGCGGCGGACTATCAGACGGCCATCGAGTTGCTGAAGAGTCGTATCGCCGCGATCCCCAACGTCCTGGCCGAGCCTGCGGTAGATGTCGAGATCCTCGAGATCAATCTGGTCGGCCCGGTGCTGGCGGTGCGCCCGTATTGCCATAACGACCAGTACTGGCAGGTGTATTTCGACACCAACAAGATGATCAAAGATGCCCTCGGCAAAGGCGGCTTCCCGGCGCCAATGCCGGCGCAGACGGTGATCATGCAACAAGCGAGCTAGTTGCAGGCTGGGCAGGAGGGCTGTGTACGGCGCAATTAACCGAGGGGCATGGCGCCGTATGCAGGGTAATGGGCTATTGCATTGACCCGGGGAAGGTCTGATCCGAGACAATCAGGCCTTTGACCAGGGTTCTAACCTGCTTATCCAGCTGTTGAAACTGGCCCAGTCGAGACGTTTCGAACTCGTAAGTCAGGACTAGATTCTTATCCAGCATGCTGTTGGCCCGGCACCATCTGAACGCGGCTTGCGGGTCAATGTCGCAGACCATGTAGAGCAATTCCGCGGTCTGCCCAGGCTTGGCAATCAGCAACTGTTGATTGCTCCAGGCCGAGCCTTTTGCCGGCGGCGGGGCGGTGCGGAAGATGCGAAAGCCATCCGCGGCGTTGGGTACTTCCTCGGTGAAAATATCGCCGGTCTCGTAGTTGAGGCCTCTTTCCACGGGCGTGTTGCCACACAAGTCGTCCTGGCAGCTAGGCTGACCCACGTCGAGCGTCAGGCTCAGTCTGATTTTGACCCGTTGTTTTAACGGGTGTCGGGCGGTTGGCGTTCTTCGCGGGCTAGCGCCGCCCGCATTCAGCTGCTGCATCCACAGGCTCAGTGGCACTAAGTCAGGACCGCCGGCATCAAACTCAATGTCGTGCTGCGGCTTCTCGTGGATGTATGGCGTCCAACTCAGATAGGCGCGCGGGATGTCCAACTTGACGATCCGCCGTGCGCTGCCTTCAGACGTCGCGATGAACTCACTGCCCTTGGCCGTGCCGGTCGACAGCGTGATGTGCACGAGATCAAGGCTGGCCGAACGTGAGGCCAGAGGGCAGCCAGGCGGGTAGACGGAGCAGGCGAAGTCGCTATAGCCCGGCCACAGGAGTTTTCCTGCAAGCCAGACCAGCAGGGCGACTAGCAGCACGCCGCCGCTCAGCAGGAGGTTTCTTTTACTCATGGCATGCAACCCCTCTGGGCCGCCCATCCGTGTTCAGGCATCTGCGTCAGCTCGGCTTACGATCCACCCACTTGGGCTCGACGGCCGGCTGCCAGTTGCCCAGCGCTGCCAGCAGCTCAGACGGTGACTCGTTGATCTGCAGCATGGCGCGATGATGGTCGCGGACGAAGCGCTCGACGACCAGATGGTCGAGGAAGTCGTTGAGCTTGGCGTAGAAGCCGTTCACTTCCAGCAGCCCGAGCGGCTTGCTGTGGTAGCCGAGTTGGCCCCAGGTCCAGACCTCGAAGAGTTCTTCCAGGGTGCCGAGGCCGCCGGGCAGCGCGATAAAGGCGTCGCTGAGCTCCGCCATACGCGCCTTGCGCGCGTGCATGCCGTCGACCACTTCCAGGCGGGTCAGGCCTTTGTGGCCGATCTCGGCTTCTTCCAGGCTCTGCGGGATGATGCCGATGACTTCGCCGCCGGCGGCGAGGGCGGCATCTGCCACGATGCCCATCAGGCCCACGGCGCTGCCGCCGTAGATCAGACGGATGTTACGTTCGGCCAAGCAGCGGCCGAGGGCGATGGCGGCTTCGCGATAAACCGGGTTGGCACCGGGGCTGGCACCGCAGAACACGCATATGGAACGCAGGGACATCATCTACTCCGCGGGTTGAGAATGCTCACAGAGTAATGGCTGCGGTGTCGGCGACCAAGCACTAGGCGGGGTGTCGTTCATCCGGGCAGGTACCACTGGCGCCGCAGGCATAGGCGGCGAGCAGGCTTTGCAGAAAGTTCATGGTGAATACCTCGCGGGTCGGTGAATGCGGCCATGCTAAGCCCGCCGCTGGCGCCAGTCCGGTTGATTGTCTCGATGGCGGCAATAGCTCGGTCCGGCCTCATTGGCTGCGCCCTGGTCATTCCGGAACCGACCCCGGCAGGCAGAGTCCGGAAAGCTGCGGTCTGTTGCCGCAGGTCATGGGAACTCGCTGGCGACTCAGGCAGTCTCCCCTTTGGGCCTGTTGCCCAGACCGCCAAGGAGATTCCCATGATTCGCAAGCTCGTCGTTGCATCCGTGCTGGCCCTGCTCAGTGCGCCCCTGCTGGCTGCTGAATGTTCGGTGGAGGTGCAAGGCACTGACCAGATGACTTTCGATGTCAAAGAGATCAAGGTCAGCAAAAGCTGCAAAACCTTCACCGTGAACCTCAAGCACGCCGGCCAGTTGCCGAAGAACGTGATGGGCCACAACTGGGTTCTGAGCAAAGCCGCCGATTTGAGCGGGATCGCCGCTGATGGCATCGCCGCTGGCGTGGACAAGAATTACCTGAAACCCGATGACGCCCGCGTGATCGCCCACACCAAGCTGGTCGGTGGCGGCGAGTCGGACTCGGTGAGCTTCGATGTAGCGAAGCTGGCCACCGGCGAAAGCTATGAGTTCTTCTGCTCCTTCCCAGGGCATTCGTCGCTGATGAAGGGCGCCGTGACCCTGGTCGACTGATCGCCGCAGGTAAAGCAAAGGCCGCTTTTTCGAGAGCGGCCTTTCTGCTTGTGCTAACGGGCGTTGCGCGAGTCGGTCATCTTGAAGATGCCCTGGGCATTGCTGCTGTCGAAATGCAGATCGAGCTGATCACTCTCGTCGTCGATCTCGCGTTGTATGAACTCGACGAAGGAGCCCGGCACTTCACGCTGGACGCGCTGGCCGGTGGCATTGAGAAAGGTCCGCTGCACCTGCACCGCTTTGTAGGCGGTTTGCATGACTCGGCGGGAGCTGGAGACTTCGATGCTGTCTTTCATCGGGCGGTCTTTGGCCCTTTGCTCTGCGACCACACGTTCGAGATCGCGGACCCGGTCGGTCAGGTGGTTGAAGCGATTGCCTTCGGTGGCGATCCAGGCCATTTCCGCGCTTTCCCTGAGCAACAGCTGATAGTCGCTTTCCCGCACCACGGAATGCTGACAGTCGAAGGCCCGATACAGCGCTGGCAGCAGGGTTCGTGCCTCTTCCGGACTACAGTGGCGAGTCAGGCGCAGGCCTTTGAGGATGCTTAAATGCTCTGCTTGCAGCGGGTCGCGGCTGCTCTCGACGACACGGCTGACCGCTTGCTGGAAGGCTTCGCTGAAGCGCCCCGGATGCAGCTCGGAGACGAAGAGCTGGGCGATATCCGCCGGCAAGTCCTGCTGCCGATAGGCATAGCCAGTCATGTTCAGCTTGGTCAGCGGGTAGGTGCGCACATCGGTGAAGCCCAGCGGTTCCAGCAAGCGGGTGAAGGCCAGGCGGCCGCGTGGCAAGTCACCGTTCTCCGGCCAGTCGACGGTGCGAATGGCGCCGTGGTCGAAGTTCACCTTGCGACCTTGCATGAGCTGTTCGGCGACATAGGTGCGGCCAGCGGGCACGGCCTCCACCAGTTTGTGGAACAGGCAGAGGTTGAGTGCCTCGGCCAACCAGGCGCGGTGCAGGGCTTGCTCGCTATTGGCGAATTCCTGCAACCCTTCAGGTATTTCGACGTGGGCGAAGACCCAACTGGCAGCAGGTTGGCCAATGGCCGAGGCGACCAGGTTCAACAAGCGTGTGGAGGTGGGCATGGTGTGGGTGGCTCTGAGGGTGAAAGCGAGCCTGTATAAAAGCCGGCGCCGACGCGCGCGGCAAGTGAAAAAAAACGCCGGGTTCATTCCATTTATTCTTGCTGGCCGCTGCGGTCTGCCTAGGCTCTGCCGGTAGGGTAGCGCGGCCTAAGCCTCTGGTGCCGTTTCGAGGTGCTCGCGTATCCAGCTCACAAAGTCGCGCACCTTCGGCACCTCGGCGGCGCGTTCCGCATAGGCCAGGTAGTAGGCATTGCTGCTCGCCAGGCTGTGTTGCCAAGGGATCACCAGTTTGCCCTCGGCCAACTCTTCTTCCACCAGGAACCGCGGCAGCAGCGCGACACCACAGCCGACCTGGGCAGCGCGGATGCACATGTAGAAAGTGTCGAAACGTGGCCCGTGATAGCTGTGTTCGGTTTGCCGATCCTGGCTCTGGAACCACTCGTGCCAGGCCTCCGGGCGGGTCGCGTTTTGCAGCAGCACCAGTTCGGTCAACTGGGTCGGATCGCTGAAAGGCTCGGCCGGTAAAGCACTGGGCGCGCAGACTGGGACCATTTCTTCGCCGAATAGTCTGATGCACTCAGCCCCAGGCCGCGCGCTCTGACCGAAGAAGAAGGCCACGTCGCTGCGGCCTTGCGCCAAGTCGTCGGGCTCCAGCTCATTGCGCACATCCAGGTGGATATTCGGGTGACGCAGGCGCCAGCCCTTGAGCCGCGGGATCAGCCAGCGTGAGCCAAAGGTCGGCAGCGTGGAAACCCGCAGCACCTCGGTCTCGCCGCCGTAGGAGCGCAGGTAGTGAGTGGACATCTCCACCTGGGTGAGGATCTTGCGCACCTCGACGAGGTACAGCGAGCCGGCTGGCGTCAGTTGCAGGCTGCGACGCACGCGACGAAACAGTAAGTGCTGAACCAGCTCCTCAAGTTGCGCGACCTGCTTGCTCACGGCGCTCTGGGTCAGGCTCAGCTCTTCCGAGGCGCGGGTAAAGCTCAGATGCCGCGCCACGGCTTCGAAACATTGCAGGGCGGTCAGTGAGGGCATGTGGCGCTTGAGCATGGCGATCCTCATTGTGTCTGGGAGGGCTTTGGCATGAATAAACGGAATGATATATGGAGTAAAGGTCGTTTGTTGGCGCGCAACAGTCCAGTTATTACTGCTGCCATTGCCCCGTCTGTTATTACCCGGCCGTTATTACTTAGTCACTTCAGGTGGAGAACTCATGGTTACCTCATTGCTCGATAAGTTGGGCGTCGCCCCGCAGCGTTATCAACAGGGCGGTCATGCCATCCACACCCCCATCGACGGCAGCCAGATCGCTACGGTGCAGTTGCAAAGTGGCGCCGAAGTCGAGCAGCAGATCGGTCGCGCCGAGCAGGCATTCCAGGCCTGGCGCAAGGTGCCGGCGCCGCGTCGCGGTGAGTTGATCCGGCTGTTCGGCGAAGCGCTGCGCCAGCACAAGGCCGAACTCGGCGAGCTAGTGTCCTGGGAGGCTGGCAAGATCACCCAGGAAGGCCTGGGCGAAGTGCAGGAGATGATCGACATCTGCGACTTCGCCGTCGGTTTGTCCCGTCAGCTCTACGGCCTGACCATCGCCTCCGAGCGCCCCGGCCACCACATGCGTGAGACCTGGCACCCGCTTGGCGTAGTCGGGGTGATCAGCGCGTTCAACTTTCCGGTCGCGGTGTGGGCCTGGAATACCACGCTGGCGCTGGTCTGCGGCAACTCGGTGGTGTGGAAGCCCTCGGAGAAGACGCCGCTGACGGCACTGGCTTGCCAGGCGCTGTTCGATGGCGTGGCCAAGCAGTTCAGTGAGGCGCCGGCTTATCTCAGCCAAGTCATCATCGGTGCGCGGGAGGCGGGCACGGCGTTGGTGGAAGATCCTCGCGTGGCGCTGATCAGTGCCACCGGTAGCACCCGCATGGGCCGTGAA contains these protein-coding regions:
- a CDS encoding YgiQ family radical SAM protein, whose product is MQAAKPLFDYPKYWAECFGPAPFLPMSREEMDQLGWDSCDIIIVTGDAYVDHPSFGMAIIGRLLEAQGFRVGIIAQPNWQSKDDFMKLGEPNLFFGVAAGNMDSMINRYTADKKIRSDDAYTPGGLAGKRPDRASLVYSQRCKEAYKHVPIVLGGIEASLRRIAHYDYWQDKVRHSILIDACADILLYGNAERAIVEVAQRLSYGQKIEEITDIRGTAFIRRDTPEGWFEIDSTRIDRPGKIDKIINPYVNTQDTQACAIEQEKGPVEDPQEAKVVQLLPNPRLTRDKTVIRLPSFEKVRGDSVLYAHANRVLHLETNPGNARALVQKHGEVDVWFNPPPIPMTTEEMDYVFGMPYARIPHPAYGKEKIPAYDMIRFSVNIMRGCFGGCTFCSITEHEGRIIQNRSEESIIREIEEIRDKVPGFTGVISDLGGPTANMYRIACKSPEIESACRKPSCVFPGICENLNTDHSSLIQLYRSARALPGVKKILIASGLRYDLAVESPEYVKELVTHHVGGYLKIAPEHTEEGPLNKMMKPGIGSYDKFKRMFEKYSKEAGKEQYLIPYFIAAHPGTTDEDMMNLALWLKSSGFRADQVQAFYPSPMATATAMYHSGKNPLRKVTYKSDTVNIVKSEQQRRLHKAFLRYHDPKGWPMLREALTNMGRADLIGPGKNQLIPLHQPATDSYQSARRKNSTPAGSHKVGKTQALLTQHTGLPPRGSDGSNPWDKREAAKAAAFAKGKEEAKARADASKGKGKKPVKRPVVPR
- a CDS encoding parallel beta-helix domain-containing protein, which codes for MRIAILSLLAVSVLLAACGEQGKAPSTLVDFQKELQAKLIKAKAGEVIEIPAGTYQLDRSLSLKASGVTIKGAGMDKTILSFKGQKSGAEGLLVDASDFTIEDLAFEDTKGDSLKVVGGKNIVIRRVRTEWTNGPAAENGAYGIYPVQTENTLIDGAIAIGASDAGIYVGQSRNVVVRNSRAERNVAGIEIENTIGADVYDNIATGNTGGILVFNMPNLQQAGRATRVYHNQVQGNNHANFGHKGTPVASVPAGSGVVINSNDLVEVFDNDIGEHRTANVIVSSYFSTGYTNLSTTEAFDPYPEGIFIYGNRFGPGGDSPDNLELKALKITQYGLNGRLPDILWDGYFNPAKLVDGTLPADLAICIDNGEAGLINVDGPNGYKNISTDMSSHKCTLPKLPAIDLASAKAGQGA
- a CDS encoding SO2930 family diheme c-type cytochrome — its product is MKRSLFLLGALLLAACGKQPAPLYLPEGDKYPQTLSEWGLLKLGDGHLQAAAEVLPYDLNTPLFTDYAHKLRTVWMPAGESAQYAEEHFDYPVGTVLSKTFYYPKDQQGRLRQSNLDDRDPKNGLTLARVQLIETRILLKQKTGWVALPYVWDAQQKEAHLEWAGESQTLSLLDDQDRALAVDYQVPDANQCAGCHEERHGEGSNPLGPKARHLNKDFVYAEGSDNQLKQWQQRGLLKGLPVEFAGVPQNALWGHPREGESLERQARSYLDANCAHCHNPKGPARTSGLLLDPATPLGIPVGLCKQPVAAGKGSGDRLVDIHPGHPEKSVLIYRVESVDPSVMMPELGRSVVHQEGGELLTRWIVSLDGGC
- a CDS encoding mechanosensitive ion channel family protein, with product MDETTIVNVGTEKFNSLVNLASQYGAAFAIKILSAIAFWVIGRWLIGFAVGLVQKSLGRQKVDPTVLRYVGSFITVTLNIILVIGILGFFGVQTTTFAALLAAVGLAIGMAWSGLLANLAAGGFIIVLRPFKVGDFISAGGVTGTVVEIGLFVTAINTPDNVLTLVGNNKIFADNIQNYSHNTFRRVELKAQLSGAADYQTAIELLKSRIAAIPNVLAEPAVDVEILEINLVGPVLAVRPYCHNDQYWQVYFDTNKMIKDALGKGGFPAPMPAQTVIMQQAS
- a CDS encoding TIGR00730 family Rossman fold protein produces the protein MSLRSICVFCGASPGANPVYREAAIALGRCLAERNIRLIYGGSAVGLMGIVADAALAAGGEVIGIIPQSLEEAEIGHKGLTRLEVVDGMHARKARMAELSDAFIALPGGLGTLEELFEVWTWGQLGYHSKPLGLLEVNGFYAKLNDFLDHLVVERFVRDHHRAMLQINESPSELLAALGNWQPAVEPKWVDRKPS
- the azu gene encoding azurin → MIRKLVVASVLALLSAPLLAAECSVEVQGTDQMTFDVKEIKVSKSCKTFTVNLKHAGQLPKNVMGHNWVLSKAADLSGIAADGIAAGVDKNYLKPDDARVIAHTKLVGGGESDSVSFDVAKLATGESYEFFCSFPGHSSLMKGAVTLVD
- a CDS encoding 2-oxoadipate dioxygenase/decarboxylase family protein, encoding MPTSTRLLNLVASAIGQPAASWVFAHVEIPEGLQEFANSEQALHRAWLAEALNLCLFHKLVEAVPAGRTYVAEQLMQGRKVNFDHGAIRTVDWPENGDLPRGRLAFTRLLEPLGFTDVRTYPLTKLNMTGYAYRQQDLPADIAQLFVSELHPGRFSEAFQQAVSRVVESSRDPLQAEHLSILKGLRLTRHCSPEEARTLLPALYRAFDCQHSVVRESDYQLLLRESAEMAWIATEGNRFNHLTDRVRDLERVVAEQRAKDRPMKDSIEVSSSRRVMQTAYKAVQVQRTFLNATGQRVQREVPGSFVEFIQREIDDESDQLDLHFDSSNAQGIFKMTDSRNAR
- a CDS encoding LysR family transcriptional regulator; protein product: MLKRHMPSLTALQCFEAVARHLSFTRASEELSLTQSAVSKQVAQLEELVQHLLFRRVRRSLQLTPAGSLYLVEVRKILTQVEMSTHYLRSYGGETEVLRVSTLPTFGSRWLIPRLKGWRLRHPNIHLDVRNELEPDDLAQGRSDVAFFFGQSARPGAECIRLFGEEMVPVCAPSALPAEPFSDPTQLTELVLLQNATRPEAWHEWFQSQDRQTEHSYHGPRFDTFYMCIRAAQVGCGVALLPRFLVEEELAEGKLVIPWQHSLASSNAYYLAYAERAAEVPKVRDFVSWIREHLETAPEA